The Phragmites australis chromosome 1, lpPhrAust1.1, whole genome shotgun sequence genomic interval GGAAATTAAAGAAGAACTCCTTTAACCTTGTAATTAACCCGAAAATAATTAGTGGATCATCCAAAGTAATTTATGGATGAAGGAAAGAATGAGGGAGACCCAACAACAAAATATATGTTGGCTCCTCTCTGCTCCTCCACTACAGGCGCATGCCTCTTTCCAACAAATGCAAACATGTGTTTCCTAATGCTCTGCACCAGACATACATcacaaatatataaattatgAGCTAGTACTGATCtgattcatgcatgcatatgctaTCTATTATGAGCTACTTGAGTTCTTGAAAGCTAGAGACTAGAGAAAGCCTAGCTACAAGGCCTTGGCCTTGTAGTGGTGGTGGTAGTAGAGATCCTGCAGCTTGTTCCAGGACTCCTCCCGCTGCATCTTGAGCTGCTTGTAGAAGTTGCCGATGAACGCCTCCGCCTTGGTGAACAGCTCCTGCTTGGTCATCAGCTCCCCGGCACCCTTCCTcccttccttctcttcctcctcctcatgaaCCGTCACGTCCACGTCTTCCCCATCCACGCTACCGATGAAGAAGATGCTCGCCCTCGATGGAcacttcttgatcttcttcttcattgccGTCGATGCCGTGCTGGTCGCCACGACAACGTCTTTGGCCGATACGGCATCTGCAAGCAGCTTGATGGGCGAGTTGGGCAGGGTTTGAGTATTGGTAGGACTAGTAGTGCTACTAACCAAGCGAGCGTTGGCCACAGCAGCATGGCTGTCACTTGGCTTGACAAGGTTTCTGGATGCTGATGCCGTGGTCGACGACGAAGGCGGCTTCTTATCGTCGCGTGGACCAGAGATGGCAGCGAGGAAGCCGGCCTCAACGCCCAGGGAGACGACGAGGACGTTGAAGAGGAGGTAGAGGTAGGGGGACCTGAGGGAGGAAGGCACGAAGGgcgtgaggaggaagaggaggaggagaacggcTATCTTGGCCAGCTGGGTTAGTGATGGGAGCTgcctcttcttctccatgatcaTTATATCGAGAAGACTCTGGTAGCTAGGagcaggaagaagaggaagatcgagTAGTAGTGGCATCGAAAGGCTGGCCGTCTATATATAGACACCACAGGGGGTACTGTAGTGCATGTGCACTGCTGTTCTAGATCAATCTCAAAGTGGTTTCttgcgtgagagagagagatttccTTTCAGGCATCGTGATCGGATGAGTTGATGTGAGTAAGCACTAGTGTGCAGATGTGGAGTTGTGGGGCAAGGTCGGTGAAGGTGAGCATATTCCGGCCACCTTTTTGACGAAGCGTTTCTCGCCTTGCGATGTGCGATACGGACGATCCTGGGACCATTCCAGCCGGCATGGCGGCTCCCACTTGGTATATATATCCTGGAAACTTTTATGCTCTACCTTTTTCTCCTCTGCTTTTTGTCACTGGTCTCAGATCACTCAAGTTTTGTACGGTGGTACAGGGTACGTAGGGATATATcgacagatatatatatacctgCATGCATGTCCAAtgtgcatatgtatatatatcttCTCATCTACTATATATTTTCCACGTCTGATTCTTGTGAAATATAATGGATTCTTAATTTGTGCCATATATGTAGCTAGCCCGATTTCAGTAATGTTTAGGGATGCAAGTGTCACTACTGAAAAAACGTCAAGGGTGACATGTCATAATGGATATGGGTGACGGGTCCTACACCTGTCATCCCGAACGCATCACTGATGATTagccattagtgacggataaAGATCAATCACTAATAAGGTCATCGGCTATCACCTATAAGCGTCTCCCATATATTAGGTTGATAGAGACAAGTGACATGTAAcctcttcacccatcacttatgtttgtCGCCCATGTGCTATGGAGgaatatataagtgacgggtaacctaggttattcgtcacttatgtgtaggttatcATGCAAGATTGACCTGCTTCCTGGCTCCATTCTAGAGCATAgctaggatttggcagccattTTCTCACTGCAAATAACAGTAacgcatccaaatccatatcgaaaaacactagctcgaatagtattgatcacAGAATagcaaatgttacaaagtttcaatcaattcattacagaatcacaaatattataaaattccaatcaactcatattacataagatctCATAACCTAGGggttctatagtggaactcgttctgtgggctgatgacttcagacaccaagAACTCGGCGATCTGTCGTCGAATCTCTGGGAGTGCACCGTCGTCGAAAAAAGAGCATCAAATTTCTGCATAATTTGACACGTAACCAATGCCAtattatcatggaattaaactaattactgaaattagttacgaataatctcgtattgaacttacatcggaggatttgatatccttcacaCGGagtgtgaggagcatgttccacgaaATATAGAATCCGCAAGCATTGCAtaatggttgttggtggcactactggaaagaaaatttagtgttagatcaaaggaaaaaatagcaacaaagaACATTtattaatctgtttggtagcacttaccgcaaagccggtcttgtgtgtcagtctacgGCCGTGTTTCTCATTATACTCAGGTTGAGCTCAAaagtacttgtcaaaagccatGCAAAAAGATGGATCAATTagagagcatttgaatgttagcaaagttaaatatgtaaactaagtcaggcaGAACTTACGCATCGAGGATTACTTTTACAGCGTTGTAATCACActgtctaagtttgccttttggtcctactggtcttgatgagtcgaggtagaacaccaagtcccacttgaggcaagtaagatccaatgggtACCAATGTTATGGACGCCCATCAGGTACTGCATTttagaatattgttgcatttccCTGTTCACAAGGTCCACAacgtagtcggggtgaagttggatgaccgatattgtaatggccttagGGTCAAGACATGCGATGGAAACTTTgatcttctttgtttctttcatcaaatgTCTACAGATAataatatagttagattcaagacttagtggtattaatttaTGAATATTCAGTTTCAAGAGACTTATAATATGAAGATTCGTAATAACTAAACGTCCagaccatcaaggttgaagagatCATATAAGTTATTGAAACACACAACGAAGTAGCTGTCGTCATTACTTAAGAGGTGTCGTCGTTTGTCTTGTATGACTATGGATGTGGTATTATTGTCTCTAGAAGCCTGCTTGTATTAATTAtacaggtcgacacatgcttttcctGTCCTTGCTAAGCCATCTACCATCATCATGGGCTTCCCACATTGGAATTTCgggttggcactagtccacgctgctCCAATGTTCGTAGACTTCTTtgccggtacaatggccttcgacatcttcataggtgcttcttagagcccatcttctcggcctccttttccttcttctttggactcTCTAGAGGAGACAGAATTGGATCTAGAAGCAAGGTTGTTGGATACgaaggagaaggtagtgaagccagcttctctcgaggaggagaaggcagtgaagctgccttctctagAAGTGGGGGCGCGACAGCGGTGCACTTAGAGCTTGTCCAGActaggatgcactggagaccacgatgttgtctctcttccactggatcctctGACGAACAgcttcacctagagttgtgacttcatcattggggggagctccaacacgtgatcagtggcattgctatgtaccatgtccaccgtaaccaTACATGTATTGGGACCatatgtaagatacggacgcCTGAAAGCACctagccccttgcaacctcgatgtgatacccaTCAGACCTGgttacaaggctgcagggcatgggcccttctagcaggtcaatcatATCTAGCTCAGTCCTTGTAGTAGCTACttgttgatcgacctccttAGAGGCGCAAATACTCTTCCCTATAGCTCTGAGGCTAGCTGCCGCTGGCATGGAAATATGTATTCCCTCTTATGCAAGCTGATACATGACGTTTGCGTAAACTTTTCAGGTGATGTCCTATGTCAATGCCTGTGTCAAAACATCCACATCCACTATAGACCTCTTCCTTTTCTTGTACATCCTGAGGTCTttgggaaagccgtatttccagccctgtgaacttgatacacctcgcactcgacttAGGTGCTCTGGTTTTTCTAGCACCGctaagagaacatcatgttccttgaccccggtgaaagaaccttggctagcttcggctgccttttcttttactttttctgcaaCTAATTGGGTTTCGCTATTTCTAAATATGATTTCCTCACTTTCGAATAGCTCACCCTTTGGACACAAAAATGACCGCGATCGTCCTGGGAATTGCATCCAAGGATTCTCATAGCCTTCTCTGGCTAACTATTCATCCTCTGCATGCCATTTTGGCCTTTTCCTAGCGTACCTAATTGTGTCGGTTCTATGGTTGTGCTTGCTCCTAGCCCGAagttgcttcttctcctcactctccatTTTGAAtatctctgagttcttcatctgcacaaaagcatcccaatcttcctctttcaagtgcttgtagctctcgaagtgCGCCACCCCTTTATCCAAGTatcgattcacaagcttgctcttaaagcttcggtgaagttttgctatcgctttcattgctgcattgaccatGGAGATCGTTTGACACTCGCTCATGTTTCTAGGGTACTCTAAATACTCCTTGATgatattatcgaacaagtccctcttagcTTCATCACTGAGTCCTtcaaacttagtcgttatcggcaccctctcccgagcaatgagccctgcaaCCCTCCGGAATCTATTTAGGGCCTTTTCTTCTATAGGTAGCCCGCGAGCATCGATTCCCATGACAATAACCTTGTCCGTCGGCCACTATGTTTGTGACCTTGCCTTTCGAGCTCATGCACCACTGCCAGCTATCTGACTTGGAGACTACGCTACCGCAATGTAGAGATGAAaccaaggggagttgacataaagaaaaaatatttctccattcaacaagtataatatgcattgactcatatcaataaATCTTTAGtgggattgtattctttgtcACTTGCCCGATGTTGGCTCTCCcacataggtgacgggtcagggCTTGGGCTGTGATACTAGCTTCCGCTGCTGCTGGAGGAGGACAACGcatgcgggcttgggctcctatccgccccatcttgtgctggggcagcctctagtgctagcatcctctatgcttttggtttcttaggaGTGACAGTCATGTTCTGCCCCatgaaaatcaagtgtagtatattctattctcaatagaggaaagaaaaggaatcaaggttactACAAACTGCTCATATTACTACAAATTTACACCTTAAGATGTCATCGCTCAAAAGAGGTGACGGAAAAACACAAATAGATAAGCCAAATTCTCACGCTTCTATTAATAGCGTACTAGCAAGAACCAGGATTAAGAACTACACACATTCGTTACCTCACACTTCTATTAACAACGTACTAGCAAGAACCAGCTGATTGCAACAACATCATCCCAAGAATGCCAACTTATCAAAGAACTCTAAGCATACCCATTAAGATATCAACATACACGGTGCAACATCATCCCAAGAATGCCAACTTATCAAAGAACTCTAAGCATACCCATTAAGATATCAACATACACGGTGcccctcttctgccccatggtttcttagaggacagaaaaggaatcaaggttaagaacatggTACAAGACAAATATTAGTAGCCAGATCATACGGATGGGTGTCTTGAATTGGAAAATGCTgaatcagattatggagataattatatacgagtGCAAGCTTGACTGGGaaagtgaaaagacgtgcaaggtgcatgtgtaataaccattcTAGTCGAGCTTTGCACTTAtttgtatggtaaatagttatttcctttcatcatttgcggGACGGTTTCAAAAGCACATGTATTTGTCATCATGTTTAAAGCATCCAAGGAACAAGGAACTACACATGGCTATTGTAAGTATAATTGCTTTCAGAAGATGACAAACAATATGATCATGGATTTCATCTTACATAAATATAGATAAAGAAATAATAGAATGAACCAAATATACATGTCCTTTGAAAGATATGACATCAAAGCGCAAAAATCAGTTTCCAAAATCATGTATACATAGTGTTTCAAACAGTAGATACATATTATGCATAATAGTGCTCTCAGAAAATGAATGACAAAAATCACATGCCACAATGCAGTTACAACAATATTGATACACAACACTGATGGTCCAATACACTAGCTTGTTTTAGTTTGTGAATGTGGTTCTTATTTCACAACAGACCAAACGATTCATCATTCATCAGATTATTTACGAGATGCAAGATATTGAGAATACACCTATGACAAATACTTTTCATATAAATCAACTTAATAAGCTCAGAATACTAGAAAAGAACATCAATACACCGTATAGCATGAATAGTGATTGAAAATTATTTATGAGAATTAGAAAGATTAGTCCAACAGGTATATAAAGTGCAGAACATTTGGTACATTGCAACCCTAAAAAAACCACTAATGCTAATAATTAAGCTCTAAAATAGAATGAAATAGATGGTAAAAAGGACTCTCAAAAGCTCAAATAAACTTTAAGAACTGACAGAAGGACATCCTAATCTAAAAAGCTGTGAAAGAAGACATAGTTCAACCAAAAATATACGCAAATACCAAAAGGTGGTGCTAATCTCATGAACATAACCCAAATGACACCACCACAATCTTAGCCCAATGGCATTAACATGTTCAAGGTACTACCTTAGAGGGTTTGTTTGTCCAATTCCTTTTTCTGTATCAGCCCAAACCAGCAAAAACAAATCAACTTCCAAAAGGTTCCAACATGAGTAAGTTGCGATGCCGGCTACACAAGTACACAACATGATCTGGTCGTGatcaaatcatatttttttaggagAAAAAAGTCAATCTAGAGGCGTacatttgtaaaagaaaatCTATTTGGAAAGGGGAAAGCAAATCTTTCTTTGCCCTGCCTCCCTTCATCCCCTCCCTGATGCAAGTTTCTTCAGAAAACACCTGCAGGACTACGACAGGATGCAAATTCGCAAGGGATACCCACTGCAGTTGAAACATTCAACATCAAGCAGAGATGGGAGaggagatggagggggaggagcgggGGCAGGGATGTACCTCGGTGTGGGGGAGATCGTGGTGCCCTCGGGGGCGATGACGGTGCTCTAAGTGTGGCGGGGCTCAGACGAGGGCGGAGGGGTGTCGTCGGCGGGGGTGACGATGGGCTAGGGGGCGACGGTGGTGACGATGATAGGATCCGATGGCGGCAACAATGATGGGCTTGACGGTGATGGTGACGGGCTCGGCGGAGGGTGGTGGCAAACCCTAGCGTGAAATGACTTAGGCACACGAGTGGGAAATGACTTAGGCGATGCACGTGGGGATGCAgccaatatatacatatagctaataggtgatgggtgatacattttacccgtcacttattttaGAGCATCGGTGACAGGTAATAATATTAACCCGTCAACTATGAGTTATAATAAGTGATATGTAACATTATTTACCTGTCTCCTATTAAAATAAGTAATGTTTGATTAATTTCATCTATCACATTTACtttttaaagagaaaaaaattagctGAATGAATATACAAATAACTTGCAacataaaattaaaatttgacattaatattaaaaattcagataacttgaaacctaaaattcaaatttgacattaatattacaaatcatacactcaaattcaaattcattgtttttgtgctttcttgacatggatcccttcattatggtcagagtgcaggtatggagttttctcggtcaACAAAAGGCatggcacgattgcagtagcaaaagtgGGGATTTATCGAATTAATTTAACTCCTTCTCATGAACAACATTTGCAACTCtgacgatgcgtcttttcccaacgagaaccacatgacgtttcttctttgttgtgtcggTCACATAAAAGATTTGgcaaacatctttagcgagtacgaagggttcagacttgtatccgatatttttgagatcaatgctagtgaatccatacttgtcattagtgacaccctttgccccatgtacccaatggcaccgaaacagagctaccttgaatcccaagtagttcagctcccagatctcctctatttgactgtagcatgtgcccctctgcatgtcgttatcctaagcatctatacggacaccactgttctggtatatgctcttctcatattgggcaaccgtgtaaaatttgtatccatttatatcgtacccttgatatattataattgtgtatatagggctcgataccagtttttttttatcagagcacttgtaggagtactcaattGTCTGATTGGATCTCGGAACTAAgtcgtgaacctttgcatatgttgcctcgcaacccaagcttcagtctgccctggattctcatcaagtagcatctgcttgtgctcattgacatatgggcacacttcgcttatttgttgcagcacgaggaaatgagcttggtcgtatgccttctgatcaggagttattgccatcttccctagGACCCCTACACCTACGAGcgtcccctcatggcgagacttaggcacaccaattgggttattcgGGTCAATGTAATTAGCAGACACgtccatatatctctcatatggaaatatGTGATtcaggaacacggggccaaggtagtgtatctctaGAAGGTGAGCAGTAAGATGTACCCTGATATCCAAAAAAGATGGTGGAAAATACAtatcaagaatacatagagtcttaAAGTATCTTTTtcctagctcctccagcgagtctaGATCGAGCacatttgttcaattgcattgaataAAAAGCACATGCTTAGGATAGCCTCGCGGACCTTAATtaggaggatgttcctaatagctaccggaagtagtgacgtcatcatcacatggaaATCATGGTACTTCATTAAGctgaaattcatttttagctctttcttcgaaacaagtcttgcgatgttggaagagtgaccggagggaactttcacattgtgcaagaactcacataattcttttttctccttcttggagagagtgatagctgatgggggtaggtgttttccttagtccatatcatatgcatggagctccagccttaagcccatttcttcatgGTCAGCTCAtgcattctcatgatccttttctttcccttcatttggagcaatgtactgaTCAGACTctcacatatattcttctttacatgcatgttgttgataGAGTGGCAAATATCTaattttcccaatactctagctcaaataatattgatttcttgttccacattcctaactgttcatcatccttggaggataaTTTTCACTTGCCAAgcacaacattgatattcttaacctgattgtggacatcttccctgcTGAAATACCTCGGAGGTAACAcgttctcccttgtgccattgaACTgattgtccatgtttcggtacgggtgcttcctaggaaggaaacatcgatgcctcatgtacactattttctttgagttgttcaacctcaaactgcatgtgtcatctaagcaatgggggcaagtttcaccttttcttttgctctgacctgacaagttatgaagtgctGACAGATCATTGATAACGACGGACAACATGGCATACAAgataaagtactcttgcttgtactgatcccaaacctcgacgccttccgaccagagtttcttaagatcacgactaaaggcctgaagtacacatcgatatcgttgccaggttgtttaaatcctgatatcaagatcgacaatataatgtatttttgcttgttacaaagccagagTGGAAGGTTATAGATCGATAATACAACAGGGTgtgtgctatgtgaggtactcatgttatcGAATGGGTGCTcgtagcaaacctaatatttctcaattcttcagcaaaccaaccaaatgtggaatcaacgattcgccactgagcggaatccgacgggtgccgtatcattgtaTCATTCTTACAACCCTCCTTATGCTAACGCATCACTTAGGCTTCATTTATGTTGGTAAACAGACGCTTCAGGAGGGGAATTACAAGAAAATAGCACACCACCTTCCTAAGAGgctctttaattttttttgcctccatccccatcaccaccatcatttctacgtttatatcgatgggttccacaaatagggcattgatccagctctgcatactctccatgaaacaagatacaatcctacttacatgcatgtattttttttctatttccagtcttaaaggataaattatcttcttcgtgtcGTAGACGCCCTCAGGCACCAAGTTTctctctggtagcatgtcccttagtagATCCAGCAgtgcttcgaaactcttgtcagcccaaccataggttgccttcaactgtagaagctttaggttcccaaatatccgtgtgtacttctccttacagttgggataaagggacGTCTTAGAATCCTGCACAAATTCCTGAAATTTAGCAAATTCACCATTATTATACTAgtcgtgccgctcgacatcccgcaccatctagtccacattcttcataaaatcctcgagatcattatccttgaaatctaatatgttctcatccctgagatcatgatccatatcatcgggtgtaagtccttgatccacactatcagcatggagggcccgatccacctctccctcgttaaggacttcctcgccatgtttgttccaatatgtataattctctttaaatccacgcatgaccaagtgtgcatggatagtGTTATAAAGTCACACCTGGGCTCCTCTAATATTAACTCTATCGCCTTGACCCTCCTCTGAGGCATCCACGCCTCATGCTCCATTGGTTCTGATCGCCGCTGAGGCCAAAGCGCCGGAACCAATGTCCGAGTACTAGTGAGGGCTTCAGATTGACCATAGATATGCTAGTACTTATTGAAGAATGCACAAGTGGCTGCTTTCACTCTACGACCCACAAACTTCAAGGCAACTCTCGTTGGGAGCTCGTAGTCTGGAGCATCGAAGGTCTCAACAAGACAACAACCAACAACCATTAGAGCAGCCAAGGTTCCCTTGATAGATACCCCAGCGTAGAAGTCACCAAAATAGTGTGCACCAGTCTTCAAGATAGATGCCGTCTGGTTAATCCACTCAAGGGCAACTTGGAGTTTAGACCCAACTGCAAAGGGGGGAGTGTCAGTCAATTCCAACTCACTGAATACCTTAGACACCACCTCAGAAATGGCACAAGTAGTATGTGTGTGCTTGGACAACTCATTTTCTAGAGTTCCCTTCCGATGCTCGAGCACCACCTTCTCCTACTCAAGGGCAGCAATGAGTCTTTCTTTTGCTGCCTTCTCAAGATCAAAGGAGGTGGCCAGCTTTTCTTGCCTCGCTTTCTCGAGTTCAAGATCTGCAACAGATTCAAGCACACGCCCTTGCTCCCTCTTGGCCTCAAGTTCGGTCCTCTTTCGCTTCTCTTATTCCCAAATAGAGTACAGAGCGTATCATCCCTTCTTCTCCACTTCAATGGCATCATCAGAGGCACGTCGTTTTCATTTTTATTCTTCAAGGGCACCTTCTGAGGCAAACCGAGCTTGACACTCCTACTCTATCGCAGCCCGGAGGTCCTTAACCTCATCCTCAGGATCCCCATCAATAATTTACCCTTCCCTATGCCTAGCCTCAGCGGAGAGGCATAGGGTGGAGCAGTATTCTCTGATGAACAAACATAGTATAACATAAGACATGATACACAAAAGAGATAAACATGTAAGAAAGGTACCCGAAGCATTTTCTCCACTCGTGTTTGGATGGATATCGCCACCACGACCAGAAGACTCTTCGAGATCCGCGATAGAGCCTTCGCCATGGTAGAGCCTTCGGGGTCTAAAGCAGAGCTATTAGGGGCCGCGATAGACCCTTCGGGGACCATAGTGGGGGAGAAAGTTTATGATATCCTCCTCCTCGATGTCCTCTTCATCACCCCCGAAGTCAGAATCAAAGAGTTTATCGCACACATGGTCCATTGCGCGAGCACCCTTACACGAAGGAGCCAAAGAAGTAAGAGGTACCATGCCGATGAGGACCGGTTACGAGGTATGTGAGCAGAAGAGGTCATCTTCGCATCCCCATCACCAGCTAGCTTTGAA includes:
- the LOC133913371 gene encoding uncharacterized protein LOC133913371, whose protein sequence is MPLLLDLPLLPAPSYQSLLDIMIMEKKRQLPSLTQLAKIAVLLLLFLLTPFVPSSLRSPYLYLLFNVLVVSLGVEAGFLAAISGPRDDKKPPSSSTTASASRNLVKPSDSHAAVANARLVSSTTSPTNTQTLPNSPIKLLADAVSAKDVVVATSTASTAMKKKIKKCPSRASIFFIGSVDGEDVDVTVHEEEEEKEGRKGAGELMTKQELFTKAEAFIGNFYKQLKMQREESWNKLQDLYYHHHYKAKAL